The sequence CGAGGATCTGCGCCAGCGCCTGGACGATCACCATCACCGTCGTGAGCAGCTGGATCAGCGTCTGGAGGTCGGTGTGCCGGCCGATCAGGAAGCCGCCCGCGGTGACCACACCCATGGTGGCCAGCCCCCACACCGGGAAGCGGTGCCGCTCGTGCAGCCGGCCGTAGGGCCGGAAGAAGACCCGCTCGCGCGCCGCGTCACAGGGCACCCGGGAACCGCCCAGCAGCCCGGTGAAGACCGAGGCGAACGCGGTGATCAGGATGAGCACCGTGACGGTGTCCGCGGCGCCCTTGCCCCAGGTCTTTTCCAGCACCGCCGAGGCGACCGAGGTGGACGCGATGTCGTGCGGGTCGGTCATCCGGTGCCAGTCCACCACGCCGAGGGTGCCGATCTGGAGCATCAGGTAGATCGCCATGATGCCGAGGATCGAGAAGATGATGGAGCGCGGCAGCACCCGGCCCGGGTTCTTGATCTCGGCGCCCATGTAGGCGGTGGTGTTGTAGCCGAGGTAGTCGTAGATGCCGATGGTCAGGCCGCCGGCGAAGCCGGTCCAGAAGCGGCCGGTGGTCAGCGCGAAGGCGTGCGCGGGGTAGGTGAAGGCCAGGTGTCCCGAGAAGTGGGTGGCCGCGGCGATGATCACCAGCAGCACCGACACGATCATCACCGCCCACATCACCGCGGTGATCTTGGCGATGTGCTCGATCCCCCGCCACAGCAGCCCGATCACCACGGCGATCACCGCGAGCCCGATCAGGTCGCCGGTGGTCCGGCCCATGTGCGGCGCGAGGTAGCCGAGGTACTGCACGAAGCCGACCACTCCGGTGGACATGATCAGCGGGATGAACAGCATCGCGGTCCACACGAACAGGAACGGCATCAACTTGCCGCTGCGGTACTGGAACGCCTGCCGCAGGTAGACGTAGCTGCCGCCGGAGCCCGGCATCGAGGCGCCCAACTCCGCCCACACCAGGCCGTCGGCCAGCGCCAGCAGCGCGCCGGCCACGAAGCCGATCACCGCCTGCGGGCCGCCGAAGGCACCCACCATCAGAGGGATCGTGACGAACGGCCCGATGCCGCACATCTGACTCATGTTGATCGCGGTGGCCTGGAACGGGCCGATGCGGCGGACGAAGCCATCGGCGGACGCTGGGCTGCCGGACGGTGGGCTGCCGGACATGGGGGGCTCCTGAGCTGGTGGGATCACAGGCGTGGCGCGGGTGCCGAAGCGTTCAAGTTAAGTTCCTTTACTAATAGCGTCAAGAGGTGGCGCCGACCGGCCGTTCGGCCGTCTACCCGGGCGATGGGCGAGAATGCCCTCTATGACCAGCAGCGACGACGGCGCCGAGCGGCCCTGGAACCAGCAGCGGCTGCGCAGCTCCAACGAACGCCTGCTGCTGGAGCGGTTGCGCGCCGCCCCCGCCTCGCGTGCCCAACTCGCCCGCGCCACCGGCTTGTCCAAGCCGACCGTCTCCAGCGCGCTGGCCGCCCTGGAGGCCGCGGGACTCGTCCGCGAGGCCGGCCACCACATCCCCGACCGGGGCAGGGCCGCGGTGCTGTACTCCCCCGACCCCTCGGCCGGTTACGCCCTCGGCATCGACATCGGCCGGGCCTGGCTGCGGGTGGTGCTCGCCGACCTCGACGGCACGGTGGTCGCCCGCGGTGACGTACGCAACCGGGCCCGCACCTCGGCCGCGATGGCCGATCTGGTGGTCGCCACCGCGCACCGGGTCGTCGCCGAATCGGCGGTGCCCGCGGCCAAGCTGGCCCACGCCGTCGTCGGCACCCCCGGGGTCTACGACGCGGCCGCCCGACGGGTTCGGTACGCCCTCCACCTGCCCGGCTGGGGCCGCGCCGGGCTCTTCGACCGGATGCGGGAGGAACTCGGCGTGCCGCTGGCCGTCCACAACGACGCGAACCTCGCCGCCCTCGGCGAGTACTCCTTCGGTGTCGGCGCGGGCAGCCGGCTGTTCGTCTACGTGATGATCGGCACCGGCCTCGGCATGGGGATCGTGGCCGACGGCTCCCCCTTCACCGGGGCGAACGGCGCCGCCGGCGAGATCGGCTTCCTGCCCTGGCCCGGACGCGAGCCCGGCACCCTGGAGGACACCGTCTCGGCCGACGCCGTCGTACGCGCTGCCCGCGCGCTCGGCATGACCGGCACGCTGACCGCCAAGTCGGTGTTCGACGCCGCGCGTTCGGGCGCCCCCGCCGCGGTGGCCGCGGTCCGCCAGGAGGGCGAGCGCCTCGCCCACACCGTGGCCGCCGTCGCCGCGGTCCTCGACCCCGACCTCGTGGTCCTCGGCGGCGGCGTCGGCCACAGCGCAGACCTCCTGCTCACCACGGTGCACGACACCCTCCGCCGGCTCACCCCGCTGCGCCCCCGCGTCGTGGCCAGCGCGCTCGGCGAGGACGCGGTAGTGCTGGGGGCGGTGGCGACCGCACTCGACACGGCGCGGGACGTCGTCTTCGCGCAGCGGGGCTGAGCCTTCGGGCGGCGGGCGTGGCCGGGAACCGGCCCGGCCGGCGGTGTCCGGAGCCGGCCGGGCCGCGTTGGCGCGCGGTTCCTCGAACGGGGCCTGCCCGTCGCCGAACCCGGCTTCCGGCTCGCGGCTTCCGGCTTCCGGCGGCCGCGCAGCGCCTGGCCTGGCCTGCGGCTCGATCGCACGGTGGCGCTGGAGCCGGTCGGCCCTCCTTCCGCCGCCGGTGTCGGGTGCGTTCTCGAAGTACCGGACGGCGACGGGCCCGTTCTCGACAACCCAGGACCCCGCCGGCTTGCTCGCGCACGCGTGGGAGTCAGTGCGCCGTGGTTGACTCGTCCGCCGAAGAACCCTGCGGCAGTTGAAGGTTTCCACGGCTCGCCGTGGCCGGTTCCGGCACTCGATGGACAAGGAAGGCGCGATGAAGCTTCTCCTCACCTCCGGCGGCGTCAGCAACCACAGCATCCGTGACGCCCTCGTCGACATGCTGGGCAAACCCCTCGCCGAGTCCACCGCCCTGTGCATCCCCACCGCGATGTACGGCATGCTGCCCGGGACCGCGGTCATGACGTGGCGGCAGATCGCAGGGCAGACGTCCACGCCCATGGTCGAGCTGGGATGGAAGTCCGTGGGCATGCTGGAGCTGACCGCGCTGCCCAGTATCGACGAGGAGAGCTGGGTCCCCCTGGTCCGGGAGACCGATGCCCTGCTGGTGTGCGGCGGCGACGTGCTGTATCTGCACCACTGGATGCGTGAGTCCGGCCTGGCCGATCTGTTCTCGTCGCTGAGCGAGACGGTCTACGTGGGACTGAGCGCCGGCAGCATGGTGATGGCCCCGCACGTCGGCGAGGAGTTCGTGGGCTGGAAGCCGGCCGCCGGCGGCGACAGCGCGCTGGGCATGGTCGGTTTCTCGGTCTTCCCGCATCTGGACAACGTCATGTGCCCGGAGAACACCATGGCCGACGCCGAGAAGTGGGCCGCGCGCCTGCCGGTGCCGGGGTACGCGGTCGACGACGACACGGCCATCAAGGTGGTGGACGGCGCCATTGAGGTCGACTCCGAGGGGCACTGGAAGTTCTTCGAGCGCTAGGGTGCGGTCGAAGGGGTGCCCCGTCGGGTGATCTCCTCCGTGGGGGCACAT comes from Streptomyces sp. NBC_00448 and encodes:
- a CDS encoding APC family permease, translated to MSGSPPSGSPASADGFVRRIGPFQATAINMSQMCGIGPFVTIPLMVGAFGGPQAVIGFVAGALLALADGLVWAELGASMPGSGGSYVYLRQAFQYRSGKLMPFLFVWTAMLFIPLIMSTGVVGFVQYLGYLAPHMGRTTGDLIGLAVIAVVIGLLWRGIEHIAKITAVMWAVMIVSVLLVIIAAATHFSGHLAFTYPAHAFALTTGRFWTGFAGGLTIGIYDYLGYNTTAYMGAEIKNPGRVLPRSIIFSILGIMAIYLMLQIGTLGVVDWHRMTDPHDIASTSVASAVLEKTWGKGAADTVTVLILITAFASVFTGLLGGSRVPCDAARERVFFRPYGRLHERHRFPVWGLATMGVVTAGGFLIGRHTDLQTLIQLLTTVMVIVQALAQILALGVLRRRRPGLRRPYLMWLYPVPAIVALVGWLVVYGYADKNSPGRHPIEWSLAWVVLGVVAFALWSRYEKVWPFGPKEISEEYLTGVDPDTDPEEDTGTVPVGA
- a CDS encoding ROK family protein; the encoded protein is MTSSDDGAERPWNQQRLRSSNERLLLERLRAAPASRAQLARATGLSKPTVSSALAALEAAGLVREAGHHIPDRGRAAVLYSPDPSAGYALGIDIGRAWLRVVLADLDGTVVARGDVRNRARTSAAMADLVVATAHRVVAESAVPAAKLAHAVVGTPGVYDAAARRVRYALHLPGWGRAGLFDRMREELGVPLAVHNDANLAALGEYSFGVGAGSRLFVYVMIGTGLGMGIVADGSPFTGANGAAGEIGFLPWPGREPGTLEDTVSADAVVRAARALGMTGTLTAKSVFDAARSGAPAAVAAVRQEGERLAHTVAAVAAVLDPDLVVLGGGVGHSADLLLTTVHDTLRRLTPLRPRVVASALGEDAVVLGAVATALDTARDVVFAQRG
- a CDS encoding Type 1 glutamine amidotransferase-like domain-containing protein, coding for MKLLLTSGGVSNHSIRDALVDMLGKPLAESTALCIPTAMYGMLPGTAVMTWRQIAGQTSTPMVELGWKSVGMLELTALPSIDEESWVPLVRETDALLVCGGDVLYLHHWMRESGLADLFSSLSETVYVGLSAGSMVMAPHVGEEFVGWKPAAGGDSALGMVGFSVFPHLDNVMCPENTMADAEKWAARLPVPGYAVDDDTAIKVVDGAIEVDSEGHWKFFER